The Anaerolineae bacterium genomic sequence TTTCCACTGAGGCGCCTTCAGCATTCACGGCTTTGTAGGTACAGGAGCGGACAGCTTTGCCGTTTACGATTACAGTGCAGGAGCCGCATAGGCCTTCCCCACACCCTTTCTTTGTACCAGTTAGGTGCAGGTGGTCTCGCAGAACTTCAAGAAGGGAGGTGTCTTTGTCTACATCTACCTGGAAGTTTTCGCCATTTATCTTCAACGAGATGAATTTTCTCATAGTGCAAAGCTCCCTCGGAGGTGAATGCATCAAAGATTATATCACAAGTCTGGAATAGAGCAATCTGGGATTATTCCACTATTTTGGGAAGCGTTTGGGTCGGGGGGTTAGAGGCCCACTCGTGGGCGGGGTGCAGGGGGTGGCTAATCGCGGGCACATCCCCCAGGCCCCCTGCCATGGGGCTAAAGCCCCTGGACCCCTGATTTTTCCCGCCCTCGTGGGCTGAAGGTTTGCCACGGTTCTGGGTCCCACTCGTGGGCGGGGTGCAAGAGTTGGTCGATTGCTCCCTTTTTGAGGCTTTGTGGTGGCATCCTCAAAGTTTCTACGGTAAAACGATGGGAAAGGGCAATTTGGCGCCGTCCCCGAGTAAATAGAGACAGGACATGTCCAGGCTTTGCTCTGCTTCGCTTTTTGTGTTAAACTATAAAAGCCATTAAAGTCCAGCAGGCGGGGGATAAGTTGCTTCGCTTTAGCGTGAATGGCCTTGTTTTCTATAGTTTCCCCTCCTTTCGAAACCTTACCTGCGCTTTCTTCACGCGCCTGGGAGGGGTAAGCAAGCCCCCCTTTGATTCCCTGAATGTGGGTCATACCGTTGGGGATGACTTGAAGGCAGTAGAAGAGAATCATCGCCGCATCTTTGAAGTTCTCGGTATCTCCAAAGGTCAAATTGTCACTGCCCGCCAGGTTCATGGCCTTCAGGTGGCTGTGGTGAATGAGGAATACCTGGGAAAGGTCATCCCCAATACCGATGGCTTAATCACTTCAGCCCCGGGTGTTTTCCTTATGCTCCGCTTCGCCGATTGCGTCCCAGTAGTCCTTTACGACCCCATAAGGAGAGTTGTGGGACTCCTTCACGCCGGGTGGAAGGGAAGCATAATGGGTATAGCCTTCAGGACTATCAAGCTTATGGAAGAGGTTTTCGGCTCAAAGCCGAAGGATATCGCGGCAGGGTTGGGCCCTTCCATAGGCCCGTGCTGTTATACGGTTGGGGACGATGTGGTCACGCTTGCCAGGGAATTCTGGCCTGATCCCCCTATAGTCTATACCCGGCAAGGAAAATTGCACCTGGATTTGTGGGAGCTCAACAGACGCTGGCTCCTAAGGGCGGGAGTTACACACGTTGAAGTAGCAGGGTTGTGCACTTCTTGCCGGAAGGATGAGTTTTTCTCTCACCGGGCTTCGGGGGGATTAACAGGCCGCTTTGCAGCGGTGGTAGGTTTAAATGGAAGAGCTTGAAATCAGGATAAAAAGGGTTAAGGAGAGAATTGCCGAAGCCGCCCTCAGAAAGGGCAGAAACCCAGATGGTGTAATTTTAGTGGCTGTCACCAAAACCGTGGAGCCGGAGCGCATTATGGCCGCCGCCGAACTGGGAATTGAACACTTTGGCGAAAACAGGGTCCAGGAAGCCCTGGAAAAAATTCCCAGGATAAATTTCCTTCTGAAGAAACCCGTGACCTGGCACATGGTGGGCCACCTCCAGACCAACAAGGTGCCTAAAGCCGTCAGGCTCTTTGATTTTATCCACTCCGTTGACAGCGTAAGGCTGGCCGTAGAACTCAGTAAGAGGGCTTCCTCCCAGGGGAAAACCATACCCATCCTTCTGGAGGTCAATATCTCTGGGGAGACCACAAAATTCGGCTTTCCCCCTGAAGAAGTTGAAAGGGCAGTCCCCGATATCCTGGCCCTCCCTGGCCTTTCTCTCCAGGGCCTTATGACTATAGCCCCCATCGTTGAAGACCCCGAGGATGCCAGGCCTTACTTCAGAAGGCTGCGAGAGTTGCGGGATAGTCTGGCCGAAAAATTCCCCCAGGCTTCCTGGAAGCATCTCTCCATGGGCATGACGGACGACTTTGAGGTGGCGGTGGAAGAAGGAGCCACCATGGTTCGGATAGGGAGGGCTATCTTCGGCGAAAGGAGGTAAATTGTCGCCCGAATGGATTGTTTACAACACTGTTGACCTTTTCTTCAACCTGTGGAGCCTTGCCATTCTGGTGAGGGTGTTCCTTTCATGGTTTGGGGTTAGCTACTATCACCCTGTCGCTCGCCTTATCTTCCGCATAACTGAGCCAATCCTCGCACCTTTGCGCAGGGTTGTCCCTCCGATCGGGATGTTGGATATAACCCCAGCAGTAGCAATAGTAGCCCTCCAGATAATAAAGGGAGTGCTTCTGGAAATCCTCGGGAGGATGTAGTGAGGAAGATAAGGTTCCGCATTACTAAGGCTGAAAAGGGGGCTGCCTTTGCTGTCACTGTGGTTCCCAAAGCCAAAAGGAACGAAATCGTAGGCCGCTACGGAGATGCTATAAAAGTCAAAATAGCCGCCCCTCCAGAGGAGGGCAGGGCCAATGAGGAACTCCTCTCCTTTTTAGCCGAAAAGCTCGGGGTAAAAAGGGAGCAGCTGGAAATAGTGGCTGGAGCTTCCTCTCGCAACAAAATTATTTCGGTCACAGGAATGGAGCCAGCCGAGGTGGAGAAAAAGCTGCTCCTCTGAAATCCTTCCAAGGAGGCAAGCCATGGAAATCAAAAAGGTTGGCGTCGTGGGATGCGGCGTAATGGGCTCAGGCATAACCGAAGTATGCGCCCGGGCCGGCTATGAAGTAGTGGTCCGCGAGATCAACGATGAGCTCCTTCAAAAGGGTCTGGCCCGAGTAAAGGAATCCATGAGCAAGGCTGTCTCCAGAGGAAAGCTCACCCAGGGGGAAATGGATGACGCCTGGGCCAGGATAAAGGGTACCACCTCCATGGAGGACTTCGCTGATTGCGATATAGTCATTGAGGCAGTTATTGAAAACCTTGAACTCAAAAAACGGGTCTTTGCCGAACTGGACCGCATAACCCCGCCCCATGCTATCCTGGCTTCCAATACCTCTTCTCTCTGCATAACAGCTATGGCTGCTGTCACGAAGCGTCCGGATAAAGTTCTGGGCCTCCATTTCTTTAACCCTGTCCCGGTTATGCCCCTCCTGGAAATTGTCAGGACCATCCTTACTTCTGAGGAGACTCTGGATATAGCCCGCAAGTTCGGAGAATCCCTGGGCAAGACCATAGTTTTAGCCAAAGATTACCCCGGTTTTATCGTTAACACCCTCCTCATCCCCTTCCTTCTGGACGCCGTCAGGATGCTGGAATCGGGCTACGCCACGAAAGAAGACATAGATACGGCCATAAGGCTTGGTCTCAATCACCCTATGGGCCCCTTCGCTCTTCTGGACCTGGTGGGACTCGATACCACCCTTTACATCGCTGATGCCATGTATGAGGAGCTAAAGGATCCGAGGTTCGTAGCTCCTCCCCTTCTGCGAAGGATGGTTCTAGCCGGGAAGCTCGGCCGAAAGAGCGGCGAAGGTTTCTACAAGTATTCCTGATGGGCGGGGGTGCTCTTATGGACCTCAATCTTACCGAAGAACATAAGCTTATTCAGAAGAGGGTTAAGGAATTTGCCTGCAATGAACTGGAACCCATAGCTTCAAAGTTGGATGAGCTGGGCAAGCCTCCTTTAGAGCAATTCCGGAAGCTTGGGGAGCTTGGTTTTCTGGGCCTCATGGTCCCCCCGGAATATGGAGGAACTAAAGCCGATACCGTAAGCTACGTTCTGGTGGTGGAAGAGCTTTCAAGGGTTTGTGCTTCTACTGGAATAATGGTGGCTATACAGAATTCCCTTGTTTGCCAGCCCATTGCCCTCTTCGGGACTGAAGACCAGAAGAAACGTTACCTTCCAGACCTGGCCTCGGGCAGAGCTATCGGGGCCTTTGCCCTGACTGAACCTGAGGCCGGCAGCGACGCTGCCTCTATCCGGACAAGAGCGGTAAAGGACGGAGATTATTATGTGATTTCGGGCCTCAAGCATTTCATAACCAACGGAACCATAGCCGATGTGGTGATAGTTTTTGCCACAATAGATCCGGCCCTCCGCCACAAAGGGATAACGGCTTTCATCGTGGAGAAAGGCACGCCCGGTTTCAAAGTCGGCCGTGAAGACGATAAGATGGGGATAAGGGGCACCAATACTTCGGAGCTCATCTTTGAAGATTGCCGGATCCCCGTTTCCAACAGACTGGGGCAGGAAGGAGAGGGTTTCAAAATTGCCTTAATGATGCTGGATTCAGGCAGAATAGGAGTAGCCGCCCAGGCAGTAGGGATAGCCCGCAGAGCCTATGAGGAAGCTCTGAAATACGCTAAAACCCGGCAGCAGTTTGGCCAACCCATCGCTCAATTCCAGGCTATCCAGTGGATGCTGGTGGACATGGCTACCCGGATAGAGGCGGCGAGGCTTCTGACTTTAAAGGCTGCCTTAAAGAAGGATGCGGGAGAGCGCTACACCAAAGAGGCAGCTATGGCCAAACTCTTCGCTTCCGAAACCGCTGTCTGGGTTACCAACAAAGCCGTTCAAATCCATGGGGGCTACGGCTACATGAAAGAGTACGTGGTGGAGCGCCTCTACCGCGATGCGAAGATAACGGAAATCTACGAAGGCACCAACGAAATCCAGCGCCTGGTCATAGCTAACCAGCTCCTGCAGGAAAGTCTCCCTTAAAGTGAGGGGGCTCCCGGCCTTTCTGGCGGGGTTTCCATTCGGCTGGGAGCCCCGGGGGAGTGGTGAGAAATGCTTTCCACAGTTACAAGCTGTGCTATCATAGGCCTGGACGGCGCCATAGTCCAGGTGGAGGTGGACGTCTCTGCGGGTTCTCCGGGTTTTATAATCGTTGGCCTGCCGGATACCGCTGTCCAGGAATCAAGGGAGAGGGTTCGCTCTGCCCTTAAAAACGCTGGCTTCCATTTCCCTGGCGGAAGGATAACCGTAAACCTTGCCCCCGCTGACCTCCACAAAGAAGGTTCAGCCTATGATCTTCCCATTGCCCTCGGAATTCTATGCGCTTCTGGGCAGGTCTCGGCTGAACTTTCGGGTATGGCTTTTGTGGGAGAGCTCTCTCTGGAAGGAGCAGTCCGTCATGTGCGGGGCATCCTCCCGATGGCCGGTTTCCTCAAAGAAAAGGGCTTTAAGACGTTCTTCGTCCCCTCCATGGATGCCCCGGAAGCCGCTCTGGTGCCAGGCCTTGAGATCATCCCTGTCTCAGACCTCATAAGCCTCGCTCGGCACTTAAATGGGAGGGAAGAGCTCAAACCCTATAAGCCCGATCCATCCCTGACAGGGGAAGTGGAACCTCACTACGAAGTGGACATGGCCGATATAAAAGGGCAGGAACACGTCAAGAGGGCACTGGAAATAGCCGCGGCTGGAGGGCACAACGTCCTTATGGTTGGTCCCCCGGGGGCTGGGAAAACCCTTCTGGCAAGGGCCCTACCCTCCATACTGCCCACTCTTACTATGGAAGAGGCGCTGGAAATAACTCGCATTTACAGTGTAGCTAACATGCTTCCTCCTGGTACCCCTTTAATCCGTCAGAGACCATTCCGGTCACCTCACCATACCATAAGCCATGCAGGTTTAGTAGGAGGCGGGAGACTCCCGCGGCCAGGAGAGGTAAGCCTGGCGCACCGAGGAGTCCTGTTTCTGGATGAACTGCCGGAGTTCGGCCAGAGGACTCTTGAAGTGCTGCGCCAGCCTTTAGAAGACCATGTGGTAACGATAAGCAGGGCTCATGGCTCCCTCACTTTCCCGGCCAACTTTATGTTAGTGGCGGCTATGAATCCCTGCCCATGCGGCTACTATGGGGATCCGACTCGCGCCTGCACCTGTTCCCCTTCAACGGTAAGCCGTTACCAGAAACGCATTTCCGGTCCGCTTCTGGATCGGATTGATATCTACGTGGAAGTGCCGAGGGTTGAGTATGAAAAGCTGGTTTCTGACCAGCCCGC encodes the following:
- the pgeF gene encoding peptidoglycan editing factor PgeF; translation: MLRFSVNGLVFYSFPSFRNLTCAFFTRLGGVSKPPFDSLNVGHTVGDDLKAVEENHRRIFEVLGISKGQIVTARQVHGLQVAVVNEEYLGKVIPNTDGLITSAPGVFLMLRFADCVPVVLYDPIRRVVGLLHAGWKGSIMGIAFRTIKLMEEVFGSKPKDIAAGLGPSIGPCCYTVGDDVVTLAREFWPDPPIVYTRQGKLHLDLWELNRRWLLRAGVTHVEVAGLCTSCRKDEFFSHRASGGLTGRFAAVVGLNGRA
- a CDS encoding YggS family pyridoxal phosphate-dependent enzyme; the protein is MEELEIRIKRVKERIAEAALRKGRNPDGVILVAVTKTVEPERIMAAAELGIEHFGENRVQEALEKIPRINFLLKKPVTWHMVGHLQTNKVPKAVRLFDFIHSVDSVRLAVELSKRASSQGKTIPILLEVNISGETTKFGFPPEEVERAVPDILALPGLSLQGLMTIAPIVEDPEDARPYFRRLRELRDSLAEKFPQASWKHLSMGMTDDFEVAVEEGATMVRIGRAIFGERR
- a CDS encoding YggT family protein; protein product: MSPEWIVYNTVDLFFNLWSLAILVRVFLSWFGVSYYHPVARLIFRITEPILAPLRRVVPPIGMLDITPAVAIVALQIIKGVLLEILGRM
- a CDS encoding DUF167 domain-containing protein; the protein is MRKIRFRITKAEKGAAFAVTVVPKAKRNEIVGRYGDAIKVKIAAPPEEGRANEELLSFLAEKLGVKREQLEIVAGASSRNKIISVTGMEPAEVEKKLLL
- a CDS encoding 3-hydroxybutyryl-CoA dehydrogenase; the protein is MEIKKVGVVGCGVMGSGITEVCARAGYEVVVREINDELLQKGLARVKESMSKAVSRGKLTQGEMDDAWARIKGTTSMEDFADCDIVIEAVIENLELKKRVFAELDRITPPHAILASNTSSLCITAMAAVTKRPDKVLGLHFFNPVPVMPLLEIVRTILTSEETLDIARKFGESLGKTIVLAKDYPGFIVNTLLIPFLLDAVRMLESGYATKEDIDTAIRLGLNHPMGPFALLDLVGLDTTLYIADAMYEELKDPRFVAPPLLRRMVLAGKLGRKSGEGFYKYS
- a CDS encoding acyl-CoA dehydrogenase, producing the protein MDLNLTEEHKLIQKRVKEFACNELEPIASKLDELGKPPLEQFRKLGELGFLGLMVPPEYGGTKADTVSYVLVVEELSRVCASTGIMVAIQNSLVCQPIALFGTEDQKKRYLPDLASGRAIGAFALTEPEAGSDAASIRTRAVKDGDYYVISGLKHFITNGTIADVVIVFATIDPALRHKGITAFIVEKGTPGFKVGREDDKMGIRGTNTSELIFEDCRIPVSNRLGQEGEGFKIALMMLDSGRIGVAAQAVGIARRAYEEALKYAKTRQQFGQPIAQFQAIQWMLVDMATRIEAARLLTLKAALKKDAGERYTKEAAMAKLFASETAVWVTNKAVQIHGGYGYMKEYVVERLYRDAKITEIYEGTNEIQRLVIANQLLQESLP
- a CDS encoding YifB family Mg chelatase-like AAA ATPase; translated protein: MLSTVTSCAIIGLDGAIVQVEVDVSAGSPGFIIVGLPDTAVQESRERVRSALKNAGFHFPGGRITVNLAPADLHKEGSAYDLPIALGILCASGQVSAELSGMAFVGELSLEGAVRHVRGILPMAGFLKEKGFKTFFVPSMDAPEAALVPGLEIIPVSDLISLARHLNGREELKPYKPDPSLTGEVEPHYEVDMADIKGQEHVKRALEIAAAGGHNVLMVGPPGAGKTLLARALPSILPTLTMEEALEITRIYSVANMLPPGTPLIRQRPFRSPHHTISHAGLVGGGRLPRPGEVSLAHRGVLFLDELPEFGQRTLEVLRQPLEDHVVTISRAHGSLTFPANFMLVAAMNPCPCGYYGDPTRACTCSPSTVSRYQKRISGPLLDRIDIYVEVPRVEYEKLVSDQPAEPSARIRERVERARNIQRKRFEGTKLLCNADMGPAEIREFCQINESGKSLLRAAMTQLGMTARAYHRVLKLARTIADLEGSHEILPHHIAEALQYRPRRVA